The following coding sequences are from one Leptospira mayottensis 200901116 window:
- a CDS encoding class I SAM-dependent DNA methyltransferase, translating to MKLYNELAEFYFDIEKPARKIDSEAKFLDRLFRKHRIMTILDMGCGTGEHVRYFQSLGYRPKGIDSSSRMIDVAKKRYSHCKFDVSSMQTYQSGALLDCVISLFGSFNYLLTNEEIDSTLKLMEQNLKPAGLAILEIWNAEPLRAIKRKPITPVTQIKSQNTTIQRNRGFRLVRADTSTMVEVNYIYQINAREIRDKHVMRVFYLPEIEKMILRHKFEIMHIYSGFNEAKFKNSAGRILLVLKKKST from the coding sequence ATGAAGTTGTACAATGAACTGGCAGAATTCTATTTCGATATTGAAAAGCCCGCACGTAAAATCGATTCTGAAGCCAAATTTTTAGATCGCCTTTTTCGAAAACACAGGATCATGACCATCCTTGATATGGGCTGTGGCACGGGAGAACACGTTCGTTATTTCCAATCTCTCGGTTATAGACCGAAGGGTATCGATTCTTCCTCTAGAATGATCGACGTAGCAAAAAAAAGATATTCCCATTGCAAGTTCGACGTGTCATCAATGCAAACCTATCAGTCCGGAGCTCTTCTCGACTGTGTCATCAGTTTGTTCGGTTCGTTTAACTACCTTTTGACGAACGAAGAAATAGACTCCACTCTCAAACTCATGGAACAAAATCTGAAACCCGCAGGTCTTGCGATTCTTGAAATCTGGAACGCGGAACCTCTTCGAGCAATCAAAAGAAAACCGATCACCCCAGTGACTCAGATCAAATCCCAAAACACTACGATTCAAAGAAACAGAGGCTTCCGTTTGGTCAGGGCGGATACTTCCACAATGGTGGAAGTGAATTATATCTATCAAATCAACGCCAGAGAAATTCGAGACAAACACGTTATGCGCGTTTTTTATCTTCCCGAAATCGAAAAAATGATTCTGAGGCATAAATTTGAAATCATGCATATCTATTCCGGATTCAACGAAGCCAAATTCAAAAACTCCGCGGGAAGAATACTACTCGTTCTGAAAAAAAAGAGCACTTAG
- a CDS encoding LIC_11051 family fibronectin-binding protein: protein MKHHLTYKDDKSDKFWNIEVSGTSFTVTYGKTGTAGQTQTKTFGSKGECQKEAKKLLSEKLKKGYMEGEERASSAPVAKKNAPQKKSEIKKPDSLLSETFHKFLKVRVGDFESSTYSKLLQKMNWETLAGEVFDAVYLYWEELGKSEKSPVGIFDIRWDDANTDHCIEFDYDLESNDPESALVDGSIRNIPILDFFNFIKNHLKQKPVKIREVWGDEDFSIVKDILCRLAQEVIRKTTETEVFIRIPKQQPYFLMFSYYHDEDAFVFFDSTTKEQKDLYPTLKLGKSPLFKYYSKGSESISVLEAEEIDLSDIGLFENLKEFSLSNCKKITSLKSLCELKNIRTISIEEVQLTEFPDFLLGISSLRSLYFTDNGPFTENKTNLPNFSNVEKLCLNNNALGEIPEFVYRLSKLKELIVIDNQLIEFPERLADLKNLEKIDLARNVITGISNLTRAFVQVKELGLYENRLASLEGIRNFPNLEQLLVWRNELETIPVEIVDLKKLIRISLPENRISNLPDLNVELESVKELSLGENRISKLPKSLVQFPNLESLDLDGNQLEELSDLFGNFKKLEGLYLSNNGLASLPVSIAQLKSLEDLSLENNKFAEIPEILKELKKLKELWMNDNRISELPEFLSEMKALRELKIGNNPIAQNQEEVKNKMAQINSRITLYFS, encoded by the coding sequence ATGAAACACCACCTCACCTACAAAGACGACAAGTCTGACAAATTTTGGAACATAGAAGTTTCCGGAACTTCTTTTACTGTAACCTATGGGAAAACCGGAACAGCCGGGCAAACGCAGACAAAAACATTCGGCAGCAAAGGGGAATGTCAGAAGGAAGCGAAGAAGCTTTTGAGTGAGAAGTTGAAGAAGGGATATATGGAAGGAGAAGAGCGAGCTTCTTCCGCACCGGTCGCAAAAAAAAATGCACCGCAGAAAAAGTCGGAGATAAAAAAACCGGATTCTTTGCTTTCCGAAACATTTCATAAATTCTTGAAGGTTCGCGTTGGAGATTTCGAATCATCGACGTATTCTAAACTATTGCAAAAGATGAATTGGGAAACTTTAGCCGGAGAAGTTTTCGACGCGGTTTATCTCTATTGGGAAGAACTGGGTAAAAGCGAAAAATCTCCCGTCGGCATTTTTGATATACGATGGGACGACGCAAACACGGATCACTGCATCGAATTCGATTACGATTTGGAAAGTAACGATCCCGAAAGCGCGTTAGTCGATGGTTCTATTCGAAATATTCCGATCCTAGATTTTTTTAATTTTATAAAAAACCATCTGAAGCAAAAACCGGTGAAAATCCGCGAAGTTTGGGGAGACGAGGATTTTTCAATAGTGAAGGATATTCTTTGCCGTTTGGCTCAAGAAGTGATCCGCAAAACGACCGAGACGGAAGTTTTCATAAGAATTCCGAAACAACAACCGTATTTTCTAATGTTTTCCTATTATCACGACGAAGACGCTTTTGTCTTTTTCGACTCGACAACGAAAGAACAAAAAGATCTGTATCCGACGCTCAAGCTCGGCAAATCTCCTCTCTTCAAGTACTATTCCAAAGGGAGTGAGTCCATAAGCGTTTTGGAAGCCGAAGAGATTGATCTTAGCGACATCGGTCTTTTCGAAAATCTAAAGGAGTTCTCTCTTTCAAATTGTAAAAAAATCACTTCCTTGAAAAGCCTTTGCGAATTGAAAAATATCCGCACTATTTCTATTGAAGAGGTGCAATTAACCGAGTTTCCCGATTTTCTGCTGGGGATATCTTCGCTTCGATCCTTGTATTTTACCGATAACGGTCCCTTTACGGAAAATAAAACGAATCTACCGAATTTTTCAAACGTCGAAAAACTTTGTCTAAACAACAACGCTCTGGGAGAAATACCGGAATTCGTTTACCGACTTTCAAAGTTAAAGGAACTGATTGTCATAGACAATCAATTGATTGAGTTCCCGGAACGATTGGCGGATTTAAAAAACCTTGAAAAGATAGATTTGGCGAGAAACGTCATTACCGGGATTTCCAATCTAACCCGCGCTTTTGTCCAGGTCAAAGAACTGGGACTCTACGAAAATCGACTGGCTTCTTTGGAGGGGATCCGCAATTTTCCCAATTTAGAGCAGCTTCTGGTTTGGCGGAACGAATTGGAAACGATCCCGGTCGAAATCGTCGACCTGAAAAAATTAATCCGAATTAGTCTGCCGGAAAATCGTATTTCAAACTTGCCCGATCTGAACGTGGAATTGGAATCCGTGAAGGAATTAAGCCTTGGAGAAAACCGAATTTCCAAGTTGCCTAAATCCCTCGTGCAATTTCCCAACTTGGAATCCTTGGACTTGGATGGAAATCAGCTCGAAGAATTATCCGATCTATTCGGAAACTTCAAAAAATTGGAAGGTCTTTATCTTAGTAACAACGGACTTGCCTCTCTTCCGGTGTCTATTGCTCAATTGAAATCTTTGGAAGACTTATCTTTAGAGAATAATAAATTCGCGGAAATTCCGGAAATTCTCAAAGAGCTGAAAAAGCTCAAGGAGCTTTGGATGAACGATAACCGGATATCCGAATTGCCGGAGTTCCTTTCCGAAATGAAAGCGTTGCGTGAATTAAAAATCGGCAATAACCCGATTGCACAAAACCAGGAAGAAGTAAAAAATAAAATGGCGCAGATCAATTCCCGGATCACGCTGTATTTTTCCTGA